In Chrysoperla carnea chromosome 2, inChrCarn1.1, whole genome shotgun sequence, the following proteins share a genomic window:
- the LOC123294294 gene encoding open rectifier potassium channel protein 1 — translation MMSKKQWTVLLGLFLIYLLMGAGFFYVIESAEEHAKILEENAEKIEIYDLLNRHYKPSGEMTHQDILNKISVFCERPVDNSTELKQPLWDFYHSFFFAFTVVSTIGYGNLAPTTMVSRILMIFYALIGIPINGILLATLGDFFAKTFIKTHQKWKSYKVNYESWKLGLCGQIALYLIPGFLFFIFIPAYVIMVFENWDYDVAVYYAFVTLTTIGFGDFVAGVNDQNVPNNFVFVMYEVFLIVWIVFGLGYLVMVLGFITRGLRSKQMAKLEHKLACNIRNTQSKIWNGFTSDMGILRKVLNEIHMLRYKPVYRDEFNYTPTLRERSSSCPDLTLYREDSIRQKRRRAYSESVHSFVEQDIGRVQSDTDLERIDRKATFAANGLLQPCDLLAQVVNALGTYHSEADVNESSNQLQGIHGFADSQILASEKWRDSGWTIGGEKITSQKQLHRERSYSEYTIPVDDKFHNGVDWTWSGPFATKEIQEIRKKTKNKILDSTKSKIINTQGIIARIKKPFMRSKDDHRQSDASDMTPAQYAHMTSDGIHAKHNPYSTHTGIGSLFSMGGGGNVLEETSVGDLIRAITSLNTQMENNMTEGSTPRRKLGTASLTPPKLPSLLTLFPPNVTPASNNGRRNSLKPLPSGSRRMSLRPPSTGSARSSRRFSVRPVELPPTHTTNDKSTNFLAPPSFYQNERQQPVRTSLRIPAVERVRSHSLYPTSQNMPRPRFRPDSLRHEALNRNARTRHDSLTDIRIDKP, via the exons ACTTGTTAAACAGACATTATAAGCCATCGGGAGAAATGACTCATCAAGACATTTTGAATAAGATTTCGGTTTTTTGTGAACGTCCAGTAGATAACAGTACCGAATTAAAACAGCCGTTATGGGATTTTTACCATTCATTCTTTTTTGCTTTCACAGTAGTAAGCACAATTG gaTATGGTAATTTAGCACCCACAACAATGGTTAGCCGTATACTAATGATATTCTATGCGCTAATAGGCATTCCAATCAATGGTATATTACTTGCAacattaggtgatttttttgCGAAAAcg tttatcaaAACACATCAAAAATGGAAATCATATAAAGTGAATTATGAGTCATGGAAATTAGGTTTATGTGGACAAATTGCATTGTATTTAATACctgggtttttattttttatatttatcccTGCATACGTTATTATGGTCTTCGAAAATTGGGATTATGATGTGGCTGTATATTATGCATTTGTTACCCTCACAACAATTGGCTTTGGAGATTTTGTAGCCg gaGTGAATGAtcaaaatgttcctaataacTTTGTGTTTGTAATGTACGAAGTGTTTCTAATTGTTTGGATTGTATTTGGTCTTGGATATCTAGTCATGGTTTTAGGTTTTATAACACGTGGACTAAGATCGAAACAAATGGCTAAATTAGAGCATAAATTGGCATGTAATATCAGAAATACACAATCAAAAATATGGAATGGTTTTACAAGCGACATGGGTATTCTAAGAAAAGTTCTAAATGAAATTCATATGTTACGCTATAAG CCAGTGTATCGTGATGAATTTAACTATACACCAACGCTACGAGAGCGAAGTTCCAGTTGTCCAGATTTAACCTTATATCGAGAAGATTCTATCAGACAAAAACGCAGGCGAGCATATTCAGAAAGTGTGCACTCATTTGTTGAACAAGATATTGGACGTGTTCAATCTGATACAGACCTCGAAAGAATTGATCGTAAAGCTACATTCGCAGCTAATGGATTACTTCAACCATGTGATTTGTTAGCACAAGTAGTAAACGCACTAGGTACATACCATTCTGAAGCAGACGTAAATGAATCTAGTAACCAACTACAAGGTATCCATGGATTTGCTGACAGTCAAATATTAGCCAGTGAAAAATGGCGTGATTCTGGCTGGACAATCGGTGGTGAAAAAATAACGTCTCAAAAGCAATTACATCGAGAAAGATCATACAGTGAATATACCATTCCTGTGGATGATAAATTCCATAATGGAGTTGATTGGACTTGGTCAGGACCGTTTGCTACCAAAGAAATACAAGAAATacgtaaaaaaactaaaaataaaatattagattcTACTAAATCAAAGATAATTAATACTCAAGGAATTATAGCAAGGATAAAGAAACCATTCATGCGGTCGAAGGATGATCATAGACAATCCGATGCTAGTGACATGACACCAGCTCAATATGCTCACATGACATCTGATGGAATCCACGCTAAACATAATCCATATTCAACTCATACTGGTATCGGCAGTTTATTCTCAATGGGCGGTGGTGGAAACGTTTTGGAAGAAACTTCTGTGGGAGATTTAATTCGAGCAATCACATCTTTAAATACACAAATGGAAAATAACATGACAGAAGGATCGACACCTCGTCGGAAATTAGGAACAGCTAGTTTAACCCCGCCAAAATTACCATCATTACTAACATTATTCCCTCCAAATGTTACACCAGCGTCAAACAATGGACGAAGAAATTCTCTAAAACCCTTGCCTAGTGGTAGTCGTCGAATGTCTTTGCGCCCTCCTAGCACTGGTTCGGCCAGATCAAGTCGTAGATTTTCTGTACGGCCTGTAGAATTACCACCAACACATACAACAAATGACAAATCAACTAATTTTTTGGCTCCCCCatcattttatcaaaatgaacGGCAGCAGCCAGTAAGGACTTCATTGCGCATTCCAGCCGTTGAAAGAGTTCGGAGTCATTCCTTGTATCCAACGTCACAAAATATGCCTCGACCCAGATTTCGTCCAGATTCGTTACGACATGAAGCCTTAAATAGAAATGCAAGAACAAGACATGACAGTTTGACAGATATTAGAATTGATAAaccataa